The Pseudomonas alkylphenolica genomic sequence AGCAGCCATTTGACCTTGCCACCATCGGCATGCCCTTGCTTGCCAACCATCGCCAGGGCGCGGTCAGCCAGAGCATGGGCCATGCCGGACTTGGCAATCGCCACCGCAAAGGCACCCAGCAAGGCATAGGACAAGGCCACGGTGGCACCGCCGCCGAGCCCACCGTTGAATGCTTTGAGCGTTCCGTCGATTCCCAGGCCGCCCACCAATCCGCCAGCCAGCGCGCCGACGATCAGGGCGATCACCACATGCACGCGGGACAGACTCAAGATCAGCATGATGCCGACCGCGGCAATTACTGCATTCATTCCTGTGACCTCTAGAAACCAGACAAAAAGCGACCGATTCGGCGACAGACTGCCCGGGAGCAGTGGCCGAACGACGGGTATTTTTATGGAGGGCGCACACTCTGAAGCAGGCCCTCGCGCTTGTCAAAGTTCACTGGGCGATTGCTGTCGTAGGAATGCACGAAAACGACGCATTTAAATTGATCGTTTGAATAAAGAAAGCGGCGTATCCGCCGATAACGTCGGCAGCCTCAATCTTTTTGGATCAAAGGACTTCGCCATGTCGTTCAGACAACTATCCATTCAGTGGAAAATCACCCTGCTCGCCGGTTTGTGCCTGGCCAGCATCGTTACCCTGCTGGTGGGCCTTTCGTTGTACCGCATGGGCCACAGCTCGGAGCTGGTCAAGACCAGCAGCATGCAGATGCTCACCGAGTCAGCCCAGGGACGCATCGAATCCCAGGGCGAAGTCCAGGCCTTGAACATTCGTCGCCAGTTCATGGATGCCTATCAATACGGTGCCGGTTTCTCCCGTCAGGTCCTGTTCCTGCGTGAACAGGCCGAGAAGCGCTTTCTCGATGCCTTCGACCTGCGCGAAGACCTGACCCGTCAGGTACGCGCCGCCTTGCAGGCCAACCCCGACCTGCTTGGCCTGTCACTGGTATTCGAACCCAATGCGCTGGACAACAAGGACGACCTGTTCGTCAACCAGGAGCAACTGGGCAGCAACGAAAAAGGCCGCTTTGCCCTGTACTGGTCGCAACCGACGCCAGGCCAGCTGACCTCCATGGCCCTGCCGGAAAAAGACATGGCCGATACCAGCATCGGCCCCAGCGGCGAGCCGGCCAACACCTGGTCAGTGTGCCCACGCACCACCCGCAAGACCTGCGTGATCGAGCCCTACTTCTATGAGATCAACGGCCAGCAGGTGCTGATGACCAGCATCGTGTTCCCGCTGATGGTCGCCGACAAGGTAGTCGCCACCCTGTCCATCGACATCAACCTGAACAGCCTGCAGGCCATGAGCCAGCAAGCCAGCCGTAACCTCTACCAGGGCCAGACCCAGGTGAGCATCCTCAGCCCCGTGGGCCTGCTGGCCGGCTACAGCCCGGATGCCGGCAAACTGGCCCAGCGCTTTGATCAGGTCGATGCCGAGAAAGGCGCCGAAGTGATCCGCCTGCTGGCCGACAGCACGCCCATTCACAGCATCCATCACAAGCAGCGCCTGAAGGTGCTGGCTTCCTTTGCCCCGATCCCGGGCGGCAAGTCCTGGGGCGTGCTGCTCGACGTTCCGGAAAGCGCTCTGACCGGCCCGGCCGAGGCCCTCAAGCAGGAACTCGACCGCAGCAACACCAGCGGCACCTTGATCGAGCTGGGTCTGGGCGCGTTGGCGGCCATCGTCGGCCTGCTGCTGATCTGGCTGATGGCCCGCAGCGTGACGCGGCCGATCCTCGGTGTCGCGGCCATGCTCAAGGACATCGCCAGTGGCGAAGGCGACCTGACCCGTCGCCTGCAATACGACAAACGCGACGAGCTGGGCGAACTGGCCGGCTGGTTCAACCGCTTCCTGGACAAACTGCAGCCGACCATTGCCGAGGTCAAGCGCTCGGTCCAGGCGGCCCGCGACACCGCCGACCAGTCTTCAGCGATTGCCAGCCAGACCAGCGCCGGCATGGAGCAGCAGTACCGCCAGGTCGATCAGGTCGCCACTGCTTCGCATGAAATGAGCGCCACTGCCCAAGACGTTGCCCGCAGCGCGGCCCAAGCCGCCCAGGCGGCCCGCGACGCTGATCAGGCCACTCGCCAGGGCCTGTCTGTCATCGACCGCACCACCACCAGCATCGACACCCTGGCCGCCGACATGAGCACCGCCATGGCTCAGGTCGAAGGCCTGGCCGAGAACAGCGAGAAGATCGGCTCGGTGCTGGAAGTCATCCGTTCCATCGCCGAGCAAACCAACCTGCTGGCCCTCAACGCCGCCATCGAAGCCGCCCGCGCCGGTGAAGCAGGCCGCGGCTTTGCTGTGGTCGCTGATGAGGTGCGCAACCTCGCCCGCCGCACCCAGGAGTCGGTGGAAGAAACCCGGCAGGTCATCGAAGAGTTGCAGGCCGGTACCCGCGAAGTAGTGGGTGCCATGGACAGCAGCCATCGTCAGGCGCAAGGCAGCGTCGAGCAGGTCAGCCAGGCGGTCACCGCCTTGCAGCAGATCGGCGATGCGGTCACGGTGATCAGCGACATGAACCTGCAGATCGCCAGCGCTGCCGAAGAGCAGAGCGCCGTGGCTGAGGAAATCAACAACAACGTGGCGACCATCCGCGACGTGACCGAATCCCTCAGCGGACAGGCCAACGAATCGGCGCGGGTCAGCCAGTCGCTCAACAGCCTGGCCAACCAGCAGCAGGGATTGATGGATCAGTTCCGGGTCTGAGGCGTAACCCCTGGCGAGCGACGGTCACGCTTGCACATCAGAGTTCATCCTTGGGCGAGTGGAATCTGCCACCGCCCAGGATCTGATCGAGCAGGACCAAGGCGGCATGGACATTCGGCCTTGCGCCCATCGGCAGAACCGACGAGTGGGGCAGCGTGGCATCCAGGTAGCCTGCCTGCATGACCAGCAGGTGCATCTGATCGGCATTCAAATAGACATGATGCTGCTCCATGGCATAGGACTGGATCAGCGTGAGCGCACCGGTGACCAAAGGCGTGGCGCTTGAGGTCCCGCCATAGTTCGAGGTGTAATCCCGGTCGTTACCGGACTTGTCTTGCAGTCGATCTGGCTCTAAACCGAGCGTTGCCACGCTGTCCCCCCAGGCATTGAGCATCCGGTATGGGTAGGCAAAGTTCGAGTACTGATGGGGTTTACCATCCCATGACTGACAGGCGCCTATCAGGATGGCATTGGCATCTCCATGATCATGGAAATACGGCCATTGCGAGAGATTGACGCCATATCCCGCCGTGGTGCCTTTGTCGGCAATCGTTTTGGTACTGCCATTGCCCGCCGCGAAAACCACCACCGCACCTCGCTCGGTCAACGCTTTTGCCATGTCCCACCAGTCCCGCTCATGTATCGACGGTAAGAACGTCGACAACACCTTCAGATTGGCCGAATGGCGATTGATGGCGACGATGTCCCCAGGTTCGACATGGCGCAGAAGATCCTTCGGCGTCCGGGCAAGTTTATCCCGATCCTGGGCCTTGTTGTTGTAGAGGTAAAGTTCGCTGGCATGGCACATGCCGGTCATGCCGATACCGTTGGGCGTAGCCAGCAGGATCCCCACCGATTCGGTTCCATGGTTGGGGTTGCCATTGGGTTCCAGGGTAATGATCTTGAGGTTGGGATTGCCTCGCAGGTCTTCATGGTTTGGAAACAGCCCGCCATCTGAAAAGTGCACCCGGGCCCCCTTCCCTGTCACCTGCTTCGCCCATGCCTTGCGGACATTCATGCCCTGGTATCTGGGGCCGGGTTCATTCAGGTAGGTTTGCAGCGGTTCGAAGTCAGGAGTGGGTTGTGCGTCGTCATAGGCTTTATTACCTGCCACCACGGCAGCGCCCGTGATCAGTGTCGCCAGCGCAACCGCAGCGCCAAGAATCAGGTTGCCCGGCTCGAGGTCAGGGGGCACGAAGTGAAGGGACTCAAGGTACTCCAGCGCCGCCAGGGTTTTGATCAACGCCACATAGGTGTCGTTGAGCATACTCGCGGGCTGTTCCAGGTAGCAGTAATCCCTGAGTACTATGAGTTTTTCGTCAACACGCTCCTGCTGCTCCAGGAAAGGCCGGGGGGCGATGACCTCCTTCAGTCTGGGCCAGAGGCGCACGAGGGTGGAATCTGAGTCAGGCTCAAGCTCGGACAGAAATCGCTCAAAGCCTCCAACGTTGAACTTCAGCACCAACGGCGGGTAGGACTTGCCGGGCTCCGGATAAGGGAACGGTTCCAGTGATTCGCCATACGGGTCCACCACCACATGCGTCTCGCCGGCAGATTCATTGCCCTGCTCATCCGCCACAGACCGCCTGCCCCTGCCTCTGGCGGCATCAACCGGCACAGTGTCGAGAATGCCTCTGCTCAGTTCGCCTTCGCCGATGACAATGACCAAGGGCGTCATCTCCAGCGAGTGAGAAGAGTCGACAGGCAGATCCGACACATCATCCATCACCCTGATCCGCGGCCTGATCGTGTAGGTACCTGTCGCCGTCTCAGTGTGCAGAGTGGCAGGACAACCGTGATCGCTCAGGGCACCACTGTGGGCCTGGGAATACACGGATTTTGCATCAATCTGCACAGGTCCTTCAGGTCCGGCCCTCTCCAGCTCATAGCGGATGCTTTTTACTTTGCTCAGGCCACTGCCGATACAGCGCACGTGGAATTTTCCATCGAAACGAAAATTGCGGTAATAAACGAAGCTCACATCCAGATTCATAGGTTCAACCTTCCGTGTTTGCACCCGTACCCTTCGCCGGGCATGCCAACACGCATACTCACCCTGGACTGGTCAGGTGTGCAGATAGAAGGAATTCCAGAACATCTGTGCCCGGACAGTACGCAACACCTCGTCGTCTACACTTGCCCGAACCCGTAGACCGCCAACGACGAGGCCCTGATGAAAAGCATCCCGACGCTGCTGGCCGGCCTGTTGTTCGCTCTAGGCCTGGCTAGCGCCACGGCCAGCGAACCAGACAAGCCCATCCACTTCGGCGACATCACCTGGGAAAGCGGCAGCCTGACCACCGAAATTCTGCGCCTGATCGTCGAGAAGGGTTACAGCTACCCCACCGATACCCTCCCCGGCAGCACCGTGAGCATGGAGGTGGCCCTGGCGCGCAACGATATCCAGGTGATTGCCGAAGAATGGGCCGGTCGCAGCCCGGCCTGGGTCAAGGCCGAACAGGCCGGTCAGGTGTTCGCCATCGGCGACACGGTGAAGAACGCCGATGAAGGCTGGTATGTACCTGAATACGTGATCAAGGGGGATACTGCTCGCGGCATCAAGGCCCTGGCTCCTGAGTTGCACGCGGTGGCTGATCTGAAGCAGTACAAGGACATCTTCAAGGACCCGGAGACACCTGACAAGGGCCGCTTCCTCAACAGCCCCAGCGGCTGGACCTCCGAAATCGTCAACAGCCAGAAGCTCAAGGCCTATGGCCTGGACAATGACTACGTGAACTTTCGCAGTGGCTCCGGCGCCGCCCTGGATGCCGAAATCACCTCGGCGATCCGCCGCGGTAAACCGGTGCTGTTCTACTACTGGTCACCTACCCCTTTGATGGGCCGTTTCTCTTTGGTTCGCCTGGAAGAGCCGCCATTCAACGAAGCGGCCTGGAAGACCCTGACCGACGCCAACAACCCCAACCCACAAGGCTCGCGGTCACTGCCCGCGAAATTGTCGATCGGTGTCTCCGCGCCTTTTCGCAACGAGTATCCGCAACTGGTCGAGTTCTTCGCCAAGGTCGACATACCCATCGACACCTTGAACAAAGCCCTGGCGCAGATGAGCGAAAAACGCGAATCACCCAAGGATGCCGCGCTGAAATTCATGCGTGATCATCCGGCCACCTGGAAAGCCTGGCTACCCAGCGAAGTCGCCGAACGCGTCGAGGCCGGCTTGTGAGTGGAGGCTTTCCAGAAACCCTGCACTTCTCCTTCGCCGACAGCGTCAACCGTTTCGTCGACTGGCTGGTGTTGGCTTACGGCGATCAATTGCGCAGCGTCTCCGAAGGCCTGCTGCAATTGCTGGTCGCGCTGGAAAACCTGTTGCGTGCAACACCCTGGTGGTTGTTACTGCTGGTCGTCGCACTGCTCACCTGGCATGCCAGTCGCAGTGTGATCAGGGCACTGGTGCTGAGCGGCTTGCTGTTTTTGATCGGGGTAATCGGTCTGTGGGACAAGCTCCTGCAAACCTGTGCTCTGGTGCTGGTGAGTACCGGGCTGTGCATCCTGATCGGTGTGCCTATCGGTGTATTGCTGGCCAGCCGGCCACGGGCACGCCGGTTGTTGTTGCCGGTACTCGATGTCATGCAGACCCTGCCCAGCTTCGTCTACCTGATTCCGGTGCTGATGCTGTTTGGTCTGGGCAAGGTCCCGGCGATTTTCGCCACCTTGATCTACGCACTGCCGCCACTGATCCGCCTGACCGAACTGGGGTTGTCACAGATCGATCCGTCCCTGACCCAGGCCGCCCAAGGGCTGGGCGCCGGGCGCTGGCAACGCCTGCGCCGGGTCATGCTGCCACTGGCCATGCCGAGCATCATGGCCGGGCTCAATCAATCGGTGATGATGGCCCTGTCGATGGTGGTGGTTGCCTCGATGATCGGCGCGCGTGGCCTGGGCGAAGATGTGCTGGCGGGGATTCAAACATTGAATGTCGGCAAGGGCATGGAAGCCGGGTTGGCGATAGTCGCGCTGGCGATGGTGATCGACCGGATTACCCAGGCCTATGGCCAGCCAAAGCCGGGTACTTTCAATCAACGTTGATCGACGCCATGATGAGCCTCCCCTCCCCGGCATAATCGGAGCCCGCGTTTGTCGCTCAAAGCCCTGCGCACCCTGGTCACCATCGCTCGCCACGGCACCTTCGCCCGTGCCGCCGACGTCCTGAGCCTGACCCCCTCGGCGGTCAGCCTGCATATTCGCAGCCTGGAGGAAGAGCTGCAGGTCAGCCTGTTCGACCGTAGCCGGCGCCAGGTCAGCCTGACCGAAGCCGGGCATCTGGCGGTCGAGCGCGCCGAGGGCATCCTCGCCGCCTATGATGAGATGGCAGACGCGCTGGTCAGTGGCCCAGGCCTGCGTGGCCGACTGAAAATCGGTGCCATCCACACGGCATTGGCCGGACGCCTGCCAGCGGCGCTGGTGCAGATCAAGGCCGAGCATCCACACCTGCATATCAGCGTGCTCTCGGGCATGTCCGCGGAGCTTGCCCGGCGCGTCGAGGACGGTGAACTGGATGCCGCCATCACCACCGAACCTGTACCACCCTACCCGGCCAACCTGGACTTCACCCCGCTTTACCAGAACCGCTTCTGGGCCGTTGCCGGTCCGGGTTTTGCCGGGGCAAACCTGAGGGAGTTACTCGCCAGCCAGCCATTCCTGCGCTTTGACAAACGTGCCTGGGCCGGACGCATCATCGAGCAGGAGCTGCGCAAACAACAGTTGCCGGTTAGCGAGCAGATGGAACTGGACAGCCAACAAGCCCTGACGCACATGGCCTCGATGGGCCTGGGCGTGGCCATCGTGCCCCTGGCCGACGAAGACTTGCAGCACCTGCCCGCCGTGACCTTGCTGCCCTTTGGCGAACCCCAGCGCGTACGTCATGTCGGCTTGCTCGAACATAACAGCAGCCGTCGGCGCCACCTGACCGCCGTGCTGAAAAGCACCTTGGGCCAACCATGAAGTTTTCCTCAACGGTTGCTTGAGAATTCAGCGTTTTTTTCTTTCATTGCCACAGGCTAGCCTGATGTCGACTCCCACAAGGGAGCGCTGACTGATAGGGAAATTGCCTGATGCTGAACCTGATCCTTGCCACCATCGTCCCCATCGCCCTGCTGATTGCGCTGGGCCGCTGGCTGCGGATCCAGGGGTTTCTGGGTGAGAGTTTCTGGCCAGCGGCCGAGCGCCTGAGCTACTTCGTGTTGCTCCCTGCGCTGTTCATGCATGGGCTGTCGACAGCCGACCTTACTGGCCTGCCGGTGTTCGACATGGTTGCGGTGTTGCTGCTGTCGACGCTGATTGGCGCTACCTTGCTGGTGCTGTGCAGGGGCGTAGTCGCCAGCGATGGTGCCAGTTTCACCTCGGTGTTCCAGGGCGGTGTGCGCTTCAACAACTACATTGGCGCGACGTTGGCCGCCGGGATCTATGGCACGGGCGGGATCGCCCTGGCTGCCGTGGCCAATGCCGCCATCGTGCCCACGGTGAACGTGCTGTGCGTCATGGTCTTTGCCCGCTACAGCGGTACGCGCAGTTCGGCGGCTGCTGTGATCAAGGCGATTTGCCGTAACCCATTGATCGTTGGCTGCGCAATCGGAATTACCCTACGCATTACCGGAACAGGGCTGCCAGCGGGCATCGAACCGACCGTGAAAGCGCTCGGTCAGGCAGCCTTGCCATTGGGCCTGCTGTGCGTCGGTGCCGCACTGGGTAGCAGTGCGCAGGGGCTGGGCCCGCGTCCACTGCTGGCAGCCTCGCTATTCAAGTTCGTGGTGCTGCCACTGACAACCTACGGAGTCTGTCGAATACTCGGACTCAGCGGCCAGGCGGCAATCGTGGCCATTCTGTTCCAGGCCCTGCCGACCGCTTCGTCATCCTATGTCATGGCCCGGCAAATGGGCGGCAATGCGCCGCTGATGGCCAACATCATAGCCTTGCAGACCTTACTGGCGGCGCTGACGCTACCGGTGATGCTGAGCCTGACGCTGGCTTGAGTCTGCCTGCAGAGGCGGCGCAGTTCCTGTGCGCCGCCACTGCGTAACGATTACTTATCCGACTTGATGCTGGTCCACACCCGGGTACGCACACGTTCAAGCTTCTGCGGCAGCGGTTGCACCACATAAAGCTTGGCCAGGGCTTCCTGGGTTGGGGTCAGGTTCGGGTTGCCGGTAATTTCCGGTTTGATGAGTGCTAACGAATCTTTGTTGGCGTTGGGATAGCCGAGAAAATCACTGATCGGGGCGATGACTTTCGGGTCCATCAGGTTGTTGAGAAACTCATGGGCTTCGGCAACATTCTTCGCGCTTTTCGGAATCGCAAAGGTGTCGAACCAGATCGGTGCCCCTTCTTTAGGCAAACGCCAGTCAACCACTACACCATTGCCCGCCTCTTTGGCGCGGTTGCCAAACTGGTAAAAACTGCCGGAATAGCCGATGGCGACACAGATATCACCGTTGGCGATGTCGGTCATGTACTTCGCGGAGTTGAAGTAGGTGACATAGGGCCGGATCTTCAACATCAGGGCCTTGGCTTTTTCGTAGTCGTCAGGGTTCTGGCTGTTGGGGTCCAGGCCAAGGTAGTGCAAGGCAATCGGCAAAATTTCCGAAGGTGTGTCGAGCATGGCCACGCCACAGGACTTGAGTTTCTCCATGTTCTCGGGCTTGAACACCAGGTCCCAGCTGTCCACCGGCGCCTGCTCACCCAGCGCGGCCTTGACCTTGGCCGGGTTGAAGCCGATCAACACCGTGCCGTACATATAGGGCACCCCGTACTGGTTACCCGGGTCGTTGCGGTCAAGGAGCTTGAGCAGTACCGGGTCCTGATGGCGCCAGTTGGGCAGCTTGCTCTTGTCCAGTTTCTGAAAGACACCGGCCTTGATCTGGGTATCGAGAAACTGGTTCGAAGGCACCACCAGGTCGTAGCCCGAGTTGCCGGTGAGCAATTTGGCTTCCAGGGATTCGTTGGTGTCGAAGGTGTCCCAGGTGACTTTGATGCCAGACTGCGCGGCAAAATCCTTGGGCACGGATGGCAAGATATAGTCCGCCCAGTTGTACACCCTCAACTCTCGTACTTCGGCATGCACGGCGCCGGCCAACAGCGTCAGTGCCCCAACGCCGACAACAAGCATACGTTTCAGTGTGGCCATGGATTATTCCCCCGAGTTTGGCCTTCTGATTCTTGCTGAGGGTTTTGACGGATCACAGTGTGTGGTTGGCCAAAAAGAGATCGTAATGGCCAATTTTCGTGGACAGCGTTAACCCCTGCGCGGCAGCGCGATACTGACCCGTAACCCGCCAAGGGGGCTGTCTTGGAGTGTCATCTGCCCGCCCCAGACTTCGACGATGTCGCGCACGATGCCCAATCCCAGGCCATGCCCATCGACCTGCTCATCCAGCCGGGTACCGCGTTCGAGCACTTGCTGGCGGTCAGACTCAGGAATACCCGGTCCATCGTCGTCGATAAGCAGTTGATAGCGTTCGGCCTGCTCTTCGATCGTCAACTGCACTTCGCTGTCAGCCCATTTGCAGGCGTTGTCCAACAGATTGCCGAGCAGTTCCAGCAGGTCCTCTCGGTCCCAGGGCAACAGCAGGCCGAGCGGCACACGCTGGCTGAGCTCCAGGCCTTCGCCATGGATCATGCCCAGCGTTGACAGCAACCCGGGCAGCTCGGCATCACAATCGAATTGCGCGCCGGGCAGAGCATCACCCGCCAGCCGGGCACGGTTGAGTTCACGACTCAGACGCTGCTGGATCTGTTGCAGTTGCTCGCGCAGTTGTACGCGGACCTGCGGCGCATCCTTCAACTGTTCGCTGGAAGCCAGGCTCAGCAGCACCGCCAACGGCGTCTTCAGCGCGTGCCCGAGGTTGCCCAGGGCATTGCGTGAACGGCGCAGGCTGTCTTCGGTGTGAGCCAACAGATGGTTGATCTGTGCGACCAGCGGCTCGAGCTCGCTAGGCACCTGGGTGTCGAGCTGCGAGCGCTTACCTTGTTGCAACTGCGCGATCTGCCCGCGCACACGTTCAAGTGGGCGCAATGAGCGGGTGACGGTGATGCGTTGCAGTACCAGTACCAGAATCAGGGCGACCAGACCCAGGCCCAGGCCGATCTGCTGCATGCGGCGAAACTGATCACGCACCGGGGTGTAATCCTGAGCGACACTGATCGAAATGGGCTGGCCAAAGCGCCGGTAATCGCTGCGCAGCACCAGCAACTGCTGGTTCTCCGGGCCGAGCTGCAGATCGGTGTGCAGGCCGCTACTGGCTGGCGCAGGCATGTCCAGGTCCCAAAGCGAGCGGGAACGCCAGCTGCCACCGTCGAAATCGATGCGAAAGTAATAGCCGGAGAACGGCCGCTGGTAGGCCGAGGAAAGCCGCCGCTCATCCAGCTCCAGACCCGACTGCCCGCGCACCAGCGCGATCAGCAGGTTTTCGCTTTCCTTGCGCAAACCTGTCTCCAGGTAGCGCTGCAAGCCCACTTCGAACAACCACAGACTCAACTGCGCCAGGGCCAGACCTACCAGCACCAGTACCGCAATCAGGCCAAGACTCAAGCGTGCCTGGATCGACTTCACTCGGCGCTCCCGGCATAGCGGTAACCTTGCCCGCGGCGCGTCTCGATGACGCTGCGGCCGAGCTTGCGGCGCAGGTGATTGACGTGGACCTCCAGCACATTGGAATCGCGCTCGGTCTCACCGTCATAAAGATGCTCGGCCAGCTGACTCTTCGACAGAATCTGCTGCGGGTGCAACATGAAGTAGCGCAACAGGCGAAATTCCGCAGCGGTGAGCTGGATATCGACGCCGTCACGGGTCACGCACTGGCGCCCTTCATCGAGTTGCAGACCGGCCGCCTCTAGGGTTGGCTGATTGGCCAGGCCACGGGCGCGACGCAGCAACGACTGCACACGCAACATCAGCTCTTCCGGGTGGAAGGGCTTGCTCAGGTAGTCGTCGGCACCAGCCTTCAGCCCCTCGATGCGCTCCGCCCAGGAGCTGCGCGCGGTCAGAATCAGCACCGGCGTGGCCAAGCCACCGGCGCGCCACTGGGCCAGTACTTCAAGCCCTGACAACCCGGGCAAGCCGAGATCGAGGATGATCAGGTCATAGGGTTCGCTGCTGCCCTGGTAGACCGCGTCACGGCCATCAGCCAGCCAGTCGACCGCATAGCCCTGGCGCTGCAGGCCTTGGGTCAGTTCATCCGCCAGCGGGACGTTGTCTTCGACCAGTAACAGGCGCATCAGTCATCTTCCTCGTCTTTGAGCAACGCTCCATTGGATGCATCGAGTTTGATCTCGCGGACTACGCCTTCGGGGGTCAGTAATTCGACTTCGTACTCGTAGCGGCCGTGCTTGTGTTCCAGCTCCGCCT encodes the following:
- a CDS encoding AEC family transporter; this encodes MLNLILATIVPIALLIALGRWLRIQGFLGESFWPAAERLSYFVLLPALFMHGLSTADLTGLPVFDMVAVLLLSTLIGATLLVLCRGVVASDGASFTSVFQGGVRFNNYIGATLAAGIYGTGGIALAAVANAAIVPTVNVLCVMVFARYSGTRSSAAAVIKAICRNPLIVGCAIGITLRITGTGLPAGIEPTVKALGQAALPLGLLCVGAALGSSAQGLGPRPLLAASLFKFVVLPLTTYGVCRILGLSGQAAIVAILFQALPTASSSYVMARQMGGNAPLMANIIALQTLLAALTLPVMLSLTLA
- a CDS encoding polyamine ABC transporter substrate-binding protein, which codes for MATLKRMLVVGVGALTLLAGAVHAEVRELRVYNWADYILPSVPKDFAAQSGIKVTWDTFDTNESLEAKLLTGNSGYDLVVPSNQFLDTQIKAGVFQKLDKSKLPNWRHQDPVLLKLLDRNDPGNQYGVPYMYGTVLIGFNPAKVKAALGEQAPVDSWDLVFKPENMEKLKSCGVAMLDTPSEILPIALHYLGLDPNSQNPDDYEKAKALMLKIRPYVTYFNSAKYMTDIANGDICVAIGYSGSFYQFGNRAKEAGNGVVVDWRLPKEGAPIWFDTFAIPKSAKNVAEAHEFLNNLMDPKVIAPISDFLGYPNANKDSLALIKPEITGNPNLTPTQEALAKLYVVQPLPQKLERVRTRVWTSIKSDK
- a CDS encoding ABC transporter substrate-binding protein, yielding MKSIPTLLAGLLFALGLASATASEPDKPIHFGDITWESGSLTTEILRLIVEKGYSYPTDTLPGSTVSMEVALARNDIQVIAEEWAGRSPAWVKAEQAGQVFAIGDTVKNADEGWYVPEYVIKGDTARGIKALAPELHAVADLKQYKDIFKDPETPDKGRFLNSPSGWTSEIVNSQKLKAYGLDNDYVNFRSGSGAALDAEITSAIRRGKPVLFYYWSPTPLMGRFSLVRLEEPPFNEAAWKTLTDANNPNPQGSRSLPAKLSIGVSAPFRNEYPQLVEFFAKVDIPIDTLNKALAQMSEKRESPKDAALKFMRDHPATWKAWLPSEVAERVEAGL
- a CDS encoding sensor histidine kinase — protein: MKSIQARLSLGLIAVLVLVGLALAQLSLWLFEVGLQRYLETGLRKESENLLIALVRGQSGLELDERRLSSAYQRPFSGYYFRIDFDGGSWRSRSLWDLDMPAPASSGLHTDLQLGPENQQLLVLRSDYRRFGQPISISVAQDYTPVRDQFRRMQQIGLGLGLVALILVLVLQRITVTRSLRPLERVRGQIAQLQQGKRSQLDTQVPSELEPLVAQINHLLAHTEDSLRRSRNALGNLGHALKTPLAVLLSLASSEQLKDAPQVRVQLREQLQQIQQRLSRELNRARLAGDALPGAQFDCDAELPGLLSTLGMIHGEGLELSQRVPLGLLLPWDREDLLELLGNLLDNACKWADSEVQLTIEEQAERYQLLIDDDGPGIPESDRQQVLERGTRLDEQVDGHGLGLGIVRDIVEVWGGQMTLQDSPLGGLRVSIALPRRG
- a CDS encoding LysR family transcriptional regulator produces the protein MSLKALRTLVTIARHGTFARAADVLSLTPSAVSLHIRSLEEELQVSLFDRSRRQVSLTEAGHLAVERAEGILAAYDEMADALVSGPGLRGRLKIGAIHTALAGRLPAALVQIKAEHPHLHISVLSGMSAELARRVEDGELDAAITTEPVPPYPANLDFTPLYQNRFWAVAGPGFAGANLRELLASQPFLRFDKRAWAGRIIEQELRKQQLPVSEQMELDSQQALTHMASMGLGVAIVPLADEDLQHLPAVTLLPFGEPQRVRHVGLLEHNSSRRRHLTAVLKSTLGQP
- a CDS encoding ABC transporter permease → MSGGFPETLHFSFADSVNRFVDWLVLAYGDQLRSVSEGLLQLLVALENLLRATPWWLLLLVVALLTWHASRSVIRALVLSGLLFLIGVIGLWDKLLQTCALVLVSTGLCILIGVPIGVLLASRPRARRLLLPVLDVMQTLPSFVYLIPVLMLFGLGKVPAIFATLIYALPPLIRLTELGLSQIDPSLTQAAQGLGAGRWQRLRRVMLPLAMPSIMAGLNQSVMMALSMVVVASMIGARGLGEDVLAGIQTLNVGKGMEAGLAIVALAMVIDRITQAYGQPKPGTFNQR
- a CDS encoding methyl-accepting chemotaxis protein, with amino-acid sequence MSFRQLSIQWKITLLAGLCLASIVTLLVGLSLYRMGHSSELVKTSSMQMLTESAQGRIESQGEVQALNIRRQFMDAYQYGAGFSRQVLFLREQAEKRFLDAFDLREDLTRQVRAALQANPDLLGLSLVFEPNALDNKDDLFVNQEQLGSNEKGRFALYWSQPTPGQLTSMALPEKDMADTSIGPSGEPANTWSVCPRTTRKTCVIEPYFYEINGQQVLMTSIVFPLMVADKVVATLSIDINLNSLQAMSQQASRNLYQGQTQVSILSPVGLLAGYSPDAGKLAQRFDQVDAEKGAEVIRLLADSTPIHSIHHKQRLKVLASFAPIPGGKSWGVLLDVPESALTGPAEALKQELDRSNTSGTLIELGLGALAAIVGLLLIWLMARSVTRPILGVAAMLKDIASGEGDLTRRLQYDKRDELGELAGWFNRFLDKLQPTIAEVKRSVQAARDTADQSSAIASQTSAGMEQQYRQVDQVATASHEMSATAQDVARSAAQAAQAARDADQATRQGLSVIDRTTTSIDTLAADMSTAMAQVEGLAENSEKIGSVLEVIRSIAEQTNLLALNAAIEAARAGEAGRGFAVVADEVRNLARRTQESVEETRQVIEELQAGTREVVGAMDSSHRQAQGSVEQVSQAVTALQQIGDAVTVISDMNLQIASAAEEQSAVAEEINNNVATIRDVTESLSGQANESARVSQSLNSLANQQQGLMDQFRV
- a CDS encoding S8 family serine peptidase, whose protein sequence is MNLDVSFVYYRNFRFDGKFHVRCIGSGLSKVKSIRYELERAGPEGPVQIDAKSVYSQAHSGALSDHGCPATLHTETATGTYTIRPRIRVMDDVSDLPVDSSHSLEMTPLVIVIGEGELSRGILDTVPVDAARGRGRRSVADEQGNESAGETHVVVDPYGESLEPFPYPEPGKSYPPLVLKFNVGGFERFLSELEPDSDSTLVRLWPRLKEVIAPRPFLEQQERVDEKLIVLRDYCYLEQPASMLNDTYVALIKTLAALEYLESLHFVPPDLEPGNLILGAAVALATLITGAAVVAGNKAYDDAQPTPDFEPLQTYLNEPGPRYQGMNVRKAWAKQVTGKGARVHFSDGGLFPNHEDLRGNPNLKIITLEPNGNPNHGTESVGILLATPNGIGMTGMCHASELYLYNNKAQDRDKLARTPKDLLRHVEPGDIVAINRHSANLKVLSTFLPSIHERDWWDMAKALTERGAVVVFAAGNGSTKTIADKGTTAGYGVNLSQWPYFHDHGDANAILIGACQSWDGKPHQYSNFAYPYRMLNAWGDSVATLGLEPDRLQDKSGNDRDYTSNYGGTSSATPLVTGALTLIQSYAMEQHHVYLNADQMHLLVMQAGYLDATLPHSSVLPMGARPNVHAALVLLDQILGGGRFHSPKDEL